One segment of Methylotuvimicrobium sp. KM2 DNA contains the following:
- the secG gene encoding preprotein translocase subunit SecG, protein MYQVIIVIHVLFGLGIIGLVLMQQGKGADAGAAFGSGASGTLFGAQGSASFLSRATAILATLFFVTSLSLAILSGGSKAAKDFFDDAETEDAFDIPLMSKEAEPVAVPSISAETPAIEEESKTVEAKEQPANEVKE, encoded by the coding sequence ATGTATCAAGTTATCATAGTCATTCATGTATTATTTGGGCTGGGTATAATCGGTTTAGTCTTAATGCAGCAAGGTAAAGGCGCCGATGCCGGCGCCGCGTTCGGGAGCGGTGCATCGGGAACTTTATTCGGCGCACAAGGCTCAGCTTCGTTTTTATCGAGAGCCACTGCAATTTTAGCGACATTATTCTTTGTGACAAGTCTTTCTCTTGCTATATTGAGCGGCGGTAGTAAAGCCGCGAAAGACTTTTTTGATGATGCAGAAACCGAAGATGCTTTCGATATTCCATTAATGAGTAAAGAAGCCGAACCGGTTGCCGTCCCCTCTATATCAGCGGAAACGCCAGCTATCGAAGAAGAGTCAAAAACGGTTGAAGCAAAAGAACAGCCGGCAAACGAAGTAAAAGAATAA
- the tpiA gene encoding triose-phosphate isomerase, translating to MRQTLVAGNWKMNGSKSTTESLCKAIIAGLNSSDTGIVVCVPYVYLADAAKLTEGTPLDLGAQNVADQSSGAYTGEISASMLNEFNCKYAIVGHSERRTYYGDTNESVASRYSQAQQEGIIPILCVGETLEQRENDQTFSVIDEQLDAVLNAAGIESFANAVIAYEPVWAIGTGRTASDEQAQEVHQYIRQKFAAKNQTIADQLQILYGGSVKPDNAKGLFAMPDIDGGLIGGASLDAEGFLKIYRASK from the coding sequence ATGCGTCAAACACTCGTGGCTGGTAACTGGAAAATGAATGGTTCTAAATCGACCACAGAATCGTTATGCAAAGCCATCATTGCCGGACTTAACTCATCCGACACCGGGATCGTAGTTTGTGTTCCTTATGTCTACTTAGCCGATGCTGCCAAATTAACGGAAGGCACTCCTCTTGATCTTGGCGCACAAAATGTCGCCGATCAAAGCTCTGGCGCATATACCGGAGAAATCTCAGCATCCATGCTGAATGAATTTAATTGTAAATATGCGATCGTCGGTCACTCCGAGCGTAGGACTTATTACGGCGACACAAACGAGTCGGTCGCTTCACGATATTCTCAAGCGCAACAAGAAGGGATCATTCCTATATTGTGCGTTGGAGAAACATTAGAGCAGCGTGAAAACGATCAAACATTTAGCGTCATCGATGAGCAGCTCGATGCGGTTTTAAATGCGGCAGGCATTGAGTCTTTCGCTAATGCAGTCATAGCTTATGAGCCAGTATGGGCCATCGGTACAGGAAGAACCGCCTCTGACGAGCAAGCGCAAGAAGTACATCAATATATTCGCCAAAAGTTTGCTGCTAAAAATCAAACCATTGCCGACCAACTGCAAATTTTGTATGGCGGCAGTGTAAAGCCGGACAACGCTAAAGGCTTATTTGCAATGCCTGATATCGATGGCGGATTAATCGGCGGCGCATCATTGGATGCCGAAGGCTTTTTGAAAATATATCGCGCATCTAAATAA
- the ftsH gene encoding ATP-dependent zinc metalloprotease FtsH, with protein MLKNVILWVVIAVVLMSVFNNFAPRGERGELSLTYTQFIQAVKMGQVQQVSIDDNVVKGKMQTGETFRTYAPNDPHLVDDLLEGGVDIKALPPEQPSFLMQLLVSFGPILLLIAVWVFFMRQMQGGGAGGRGAMSFGKSKARMLEEDQIKVTFSDVAGCDEAKEEVAEMVDFLKDPAKYQKLGGKIPRGALMVGPPGTGKTLLARAIAGEAKVPFFTISGSDFVEMFVGVGASRVRDMFEQAKKHAPCIIFIDEIDAVGRQRGAGLGGGHDEREQTLNQLLVEMDGFEGNEGVIVIAATNRPDVLDKALLRPGRFDRQVTVGLPDVKGREQILNVHMKKVPAADDVVIKYIAQGTPGFSGADLANLVNEAALCAARANKRLISMIDLEKAKDKIIMGAERRSMVMSDKEKKMTAYHEAGHAIVGRLVPDHDPVYKVSIMPRGRALGVTMFLPEADQYSISKRKLDSMISSLYGGRIAEEMIFGWEEVSTGASNDIERATELARNMVTKWGLSQRLGPLAYSEEEGEVFLGRSVTQHKSVAEETSHTIDEEIRSIIDRNYERAEKILKENEDILHAMADALVKYETIDKAQLDDLLSRKPVRPPQGWEDPSPPQGGAKVDSRANAKDSEPPLSDAAEQGQ; from the coding sequence ATGTTAAAAAATGTAATTTTATGGGTTGTCATCGCCGTCGTATTGATGTCGGTATTCAACAATTTCGCTCCGCGCGGAGAGCGCGGCGAACTTTCGCTGACTTATACGCAGTTCATACAAGCGGTTAAAATGGGGCAGGTTCAACAGGTTTCAATCGATGACAATGTCGTCAAGGGAAAAATGCAAACCGGCGAGACATTTCGCACCTATGCGCCGAACGATCCGCATTTAGTCGATGACTTACTCGAAGGCGGGGTCGACATTAAAGCCTTGCCGCCTGAACAACCTTCCTTCTTGATGCAGCTTCTGGTCTCATTCGGCCCTATCTTATTATTGATTGCCGTTTGGGTCTTTTTCATGCGTCAAATGCAAGGCGGAGGCGCCGGCGGTAGAGGTGCGATGTCTTTCGGTAAAAGCAAGGCGCGTATGCTTGAGGAAGACCAGATCAAAGTGACATTCTCCGATGTTGCAGGATGTGACGAAGCTAAGGAAGAAGTTGCCGAAATGGTCGATTTTCTAAAGGATCCCGCTAAATATCAAAAACTCGGCGGAAAAATTCCGCGCGGCGCATTGATGGTGGGCCCGCCCGGTACCGGTAAAACGTTATTGGCTAGGGCTATTGCCGGGGAAGCAAAAGTGCCGTTCTTCACCATCTCCGGTTCCGATTTTGTCGAAATGTTTGTGGGTGTCGGCGCGTCTCGAGTGCGTGACATGTTCGAACAGGCAAAGAAGCATGCGCCTTGCATTATCTTTATCGACGAAATCGATGCCGTTGGTCGCCAACGCGGAGCCGGATTAGGCGGCGGACATGACGAACGCGAACAAACCTTAAATCAGTTGTTGGTCGAGATGGACGGTTTTGAAGGTAACGAAGGGGTTATTGTGATCGCCGCGACAAATCGTCCAGATGTATTGGATAAAGCCTTGTTACGTCCCGGAAGATTCGATCGCCAAGTCACGGTCGGTTTACCCGATGTGAAAGGACGGGAGCAAATTCTGAATGTTCACATGAAGAAAGTTCCTGCCGCCGATGATGTTGTGATCAAATATATAGCGCAAGGCACGCCCGGTTTTTCCGGTGCGGATTTGGCGAATTTGGTTAACGAAGCCGCCTTGTGTGCCGCCCGAGCCAACAAACGATTGATCAGTATGATCGACTTGGAAAAAGCGAAAGACAAGATCATCATGGGCGCGGAACGTCGCTCTATGGTAATGAGCGACAAAGAGAAAAAAATGACGGCTTATCATGAAGCCGGACATGCCATTGTCGGACGTCTGGTGCCTGACCATGATCCGGTCTACAAGGTCAGTATCATGCCGCGTGGACGAGCCTTGGGCGTGACGATGTTTCTTCCCGAAGCTGATCAATACAGTATTAGTAAGCGTAAGCTCGACAGCATGATTTCGAGTTTGTATGGCGGACGAATTGCCGAGGAAATGATTTTTGGCTGGGAAGAGGTCAGTACCGGCGCATCCAATGATATCGAGCGTGCGACCGAATTAGCTAGAAATATGGTCACGAAATGGGGCTTGTCCCAGCGTCTCGGTCCTTTGGCTTATAGCGAAGAAGAAGGCGAGGTGTTTCTAGGTCGTTCTGTTACGCAGCATAAGTCGGTTGCCGAAGAAACCTCGCACACGATCGACGAAGAAATTCGCTCGATTATCGATAGGAACTACGAGCGCGCAGAAAAAATACTGAAAGAAAACGAAGATATTCTGCACGCGATGGCCGACGCTTTGGTGAAGTATGAAACGATCGATAAAGCACAGCTCGATGATTTGTTGTCAAGAAAACCGGTTAGGCCTCCCCAAGGCTGGGAAGATCCATCGCCACCGCAAGGCGGTGCTAAAGTAGATAGTCGAGCCAATGCTAAAGATTCCGAGCCGCCTTTAAGCGATGCCGCCGAACAAGGGCAATAA
- the rlmE gene encoding 23S rRNA (uridine(2552)-2'-O)-methyltransferase RlmE has product MARSKSSSRWLQEHFHDEYVKMAQAQGWRSRAVFKLIEIQEKDCIIKPGMNVVDLGAAPGGWSQYAGRIIGKKNKIIALDILPMDPLVNVDFIQGDFREIAVLEQLQTVLAGAAVDLVMSDMAPNMTGNKGVDQPNSMYLCELALDTARLILNRGGSFLVKVFQGEGYESFLKDVRQSFSSVAIRKPKASRPRSNEVYILGKGFK; this is encoded by the coding sequence ATGGCACGAAGTAAAAGCAGTAGTCGCTGGTTACAGGAACATTTTCACGATGAATACGTCAAAATGGCTCAAGCGCAAGGATGGCGATCTCGCGCAGTATTCAAGTTAATTGAAATACAAGAAAAGGACTGCATCATAAAACCGGGAATGAATGTCGTCGATTTAGGCGCGGCACCGGGCGGCTGGTCTCAATATGCCGGGCGCATTATCGGGAAAAAAAATAAAATTATAGCCCTGGATATATTGCCGATGGATCCATTGGTAAATGTCGATTTTATTCAAGGCGACTTTCGCGAAATCGCGGTGTTGGAACAGTTGCAAACCGTGTTGGCCGGAGCGGCTGTCGACTTGGTCATGTCGGATATGGCGCCGAATATGACCGGCAATAAAGGCGTTGATCAGCCTAATTCCATGTATTTATGCGAACTTGCGCTTGATACCGCGCGCTTGATTTTAAATCGCGGCGGTTCATTTTTAGTCAAGGTTTTTCAGGGCGAAGGATATGAAAGTTTTCTTAAAGATGTCCGGCAAAGTTTTTCATCGGTTGCGATCAGAAAGCCGAAAGCCTCTAGGCCAAGAAGCAATGAAGTATATATTTTAGGGAAAGGGTTTAAATAA
- the glmM gene encoding phosphoglucosamine mutase — protein sequence MKEKKYFGTDGIRGKVGEYPITADFLLKLGWATGRVFANEGHGFVLVGKDTRISGYMFESALEAGLTAAGVDTRLLGPMPTPGVAYLTRTLRAQAGIVISASHNPYYDNGIKFFSVEGTKLPDSMEKKIEYYLDSPMTTVDSSKLGKANRVGDAAGRYIEFCKSTIPTWMDFNGLRIVVDCANGATYHIAPHVFNEVGAEVVTIGAEPDGLNINEECGATKTEKLVSTVLAYRADFGIALDGDGDRLIMVDHKGEIVDGDELIYIIAKSRLSSGALKGPVVGTLMTNLGMEHALKSLGIELFRAKVGDRYVMEMLEEKKGILGGENSGHIICLDRTTTGDGIVAALQVMAEMKTSGKTLHELRSGVCMYPQVLINLRTDIKINPDNHEKIQKAVKDVEKILGANGRVLLRASGTEPLIRVMVEGVDEALVNKCANQLADEVKKAIDA from the coding sequence ATGAAGGAAAAAAAATATTTTGGAACCGATGGTATTAGAGGGAAAGTAGGCGAGTATCCGATAACGGCTGATTTTTTGCTCAAATTAGGCTGGGCAACCGGTCGAGTCTTCGCGAATGAAGGGCACGGCTTCGTATTGGTCGGTAAAGATACTCGAATTTCAGGATATATGTTCGAATCGGCGCTTGAAGCGGGATTGACTGCTGCCGGCGTTGATACACGTTTATTGGGACCGATGCCGACGCCGGGCGTAGCCTATTTAACGCGGACCTTACGCGCCCAGGCGGGCATCGTCATCAGTGCTTCGCATAATCCATACTACGATAACGGCATTAAGTTTTTTTCGGTTGAGGGAACGAAACTACCCGATTCCATGGAGAAAAAAATAGAGTATTACCTAGACTCGCCTATGACGACGGTCGATTCGTCGAAGCTGGGCAAAGCCAATCGTGTTGGAGATGCGGCAGGCCGATATATAGAATTTTGCAAAAGTACGATTCCGACTTGGATGGACTTTAACGGTCTAAGAATCGTGGTCGACTGCGCCAATGGCGCGACTTACCATATCGCGCCGCACGTTTTCAACGAAGTAGGCGCTGAAGTCGTTACGATCGGCGCCGAACCGGATGGATTGAATATCAACGAAGAGTGCGGAGCCACTAAGACCGAAAAATTGGTTTCGACGGTTCTTGCCTATCGGGCCGATTTCGGTATTGCGCTCGACGGTGACGGAGATAGGTTGATCATGGTCGATCATAAGGGCGAAATCGTCGATGGCGACGAATTGATTTATATCATCGCTAAATCGAGATTGAGCTCAGGTGCCCTAAAAGGTCCGGTGGTCGGTACTTTAATGACAAATCTCGGTATGGAGCATGCGCTAAAAAGTTTAGGCATCGAATTGTTTCGAGCAAAGGTCGGAGATCGTTATGTCATGGAAATGCTCGAAGAGAAGAAGGGTATCTTAGGAGGTGAAAATTCGGGGCATATTATTTGTTTAGACAGAACGACTACCGGCGACGGTATCGTGGCGGCTTTACAAGTCATGGCCGAAATGAAAACCAGCGGTAAGACGCTGCATGAACTTAGGTCTGGTGTATGCATGTATCCTCAAGTTCTGATTAATCTGAGAACCGATATTAAAATCAACCCCGATAATCACGAAAAAATACAAAAAGCGGTTAAAGATGTCGAAAAAATATTGGGTGCTAACGGTCGAGTCTTGCTAAGAGCGTCAGGAACCGAGCCGTTGATTCGTGTAATGGTGGAAGGAGTCGATGAAGCATTGGTGAATAAATGCGCCAACCAATTAGCGGATGAGGTCAAGAAAGCAATCGATGCTTGA